Genomic window (Corvus cornix cornix isolate S_Up_H32 chromosome 4A, ASM73873v5, whole genome shotgun sequence):
CACGTAGACCTAAAGGACATGACACGTAGGCAGCAAGTGCATCCCCTTGCTGTCCTGGACTGGGGAAGGGCCCCTTGCTAGGAGCCAGTGCTTCTTGCTGCCTAACCCTGCAACTCAGAACATTGCAACACACCCACAAGCTGCCTGCACTGTTCCCAAATGAGACACCACCCCGACGAGGACAGGTGCCCAAGGGTGGCTTTGCAagcagagcagccactgcagcacagggaaggaagccagttctcccctctgccctccctgcaccACTGAGACTCCCACAGCACCCAGGCAAGGAGCATCCCTCTAATCTGGCCCCAATCCCCTCCCacttccctctccccccacGTTTTTGGCAGTCCTCCTTGGACATGTTCAAGTCTCCAGCATCTCAGCAGCACGGACTTGCCTCACAGTTTGGTAATTGCACGTAACAGGGCCACTCAGTGACCCCCACAaggcgggggcggggggggaacCAACAAAAAGGAACAAGACAGTCAAGTAAACTAAATCAAGAAATCCCTCGCTGTCGGTCCCAGCATGACAGGTCCCGCACGAGTTCAGGGAGAGAGGAGGCTGCCCGGCCCTGCCGCAGCGCAGCTCCCACCATCTAGGAGATCATGTACTGGGTGATGGCCTGCAACGCgtacagcagctctgcctgcatcCGGGCTTCCAGGATCAGCAGGTTCACGTGCACCTGGGGGAACAGCAAGAGAGGCTCAGGCAGCTGAAGTGTGCTGTGCTCAGTGGTGCAAGCAACTGTCCACCTAGGCAACTGAGTCTTTTGTCATCAAAATGCCACCAATTTTTCCAGCTCAGGCAGctcccctttccttctcctcccagtcCTGTAGGCTGTggctgcttcccagagctgcGTGCCAGGGAGTCCCCTGCATACTTGGCACCAGCattccaggctggcagcagcagagtccCTGACACCCACAGCAGCCGCTCCTGTGAGTTACAGCTCGACAGAGGGTTCACCAGAAAGCACTCACCACTGGGGTAATGACCTTGGAgatgcctgtgctgctggtgccccTTGGGCTCATCACAGTGGGCAGCCCCATGTCACACTAAGCCCAACTCCTTACAAAGAGCCAGTTTCCATTCCACTTCACCTGCCTCAGACTGGTTTGGTGGCTCAAAGATCTCCCATACACCCCCCAAAGCACCCCAGATTGCAGCCCCTGCCCACTCCCAGCTCCACCGCAGCCAGTCAGAGCCAGGGGCCAGCTATCCCACCTTTTCACTGTGCTTGAACTGCTTCCAGAACCTGTCAAACATTTCTGAGTTTGTCTTCTCTGGGTAGCAGGTTACAGTTTTAATGTAAACTTTGAGCATTCGCTCCAGGAGCTGATTCACTTCTGCATAGTCATAATCATCGTACCTGTGGGAAGCACAGGGGCGAGTCACAGCCAGCACCTTGCCTGTGGTCTGCCTGGGGCATGGCATAGCCACAGGGCAGGGGGACACATGGCAACAGCCACCAGGCACTGAAACCCTGTCCCCAAAgctcccctgccctggccagagcagctcagtatttcttccctgcctgtcccaACATCCAGGCAGGTGATTCACCTCTGTCCCTTCTCCATGCTCATCTGCATGACAGACCGAATGCCCCCCTACCCTCCCTCCCACCTGGGTCAGCTCAGTTTTCTCCCCTGGACCATGAGGTTGGCTTCCCTACCTAATGCCAAACATGCAGTGGATGTAGTTCCAGATGCCCCGCTTGAAAACAGAGGGTTCACAGCCCTGCCGCTTGGCCATGGCACTGCTTTGCAGACCATCCACCATCCTAAACTTCTCATCCAGGAGATGCCCAATGTCAGAGTAGAGCCGGTTGACCAGTGAGAAGCCATGGTCTTCCCAGGAGTAATCCTGTTGAGCACAGGAAGAGGATTTTGCAATAGCAAAAAGGAGCTTGGAGCATGTTCCCAGGAAGAAGGGCTGGTGACTcaagaagcagcagaattcAGTGAATATGCTCTGGGGGTGGCTTTGCCCAAACCACAGCATCCCTTATCAGGCAGGTTTTGAATGATTTTGACCCTTGCCTCCATGAGGGCCACgtgaaaaaaatcatcaacCCTTGGGGACAGAAGTCACCTCCCTCTTCCCAACCCTAGTGGGGCAGGAACAGTCTGCATGGGCAACTCTGCAACTGTTTACTGCCCatgaggaagagagaggagaggagaggagtggagtggagaggcagcagcttggGCCGCTGCCCACCAAGAGAGCCGGAGCCTTACCTGGACTCTGAATACCTGCGTCTGATCCTCGTCACGCCGGGCAAAGTCCTGGTAGCCAAAGTCAGGGTCCTGCATGTAGCATGCAAGGTTGGTAGCACCGGTGACTTCCCCATCAGTATCTGCAAAAGGGGAGAGCCCTGCAGACGGGTCAGAGCAATGCTCAGCTGCCCTGTTCCCAGCTACATCAGGCATCAAAAGCCAGCCCTTGCTGTGCCCCGGCATGCATTCCATGAGGCCCTCTGAACCACACATCATGGAAAACGTAAGGCATGGAGGAGCAACAAACACCCAGGTGTGCCATATGAACTCCCACCCTGCAcaccctctgctctctgcccctCACCTTCCTCTCggtcctgctgcagcagcctcatcTCGTCCCTGCCCTCAGTCTCCACATGGATCCGCTGCATGCGTTCCCGGAGGGAATCCAGCTCCATGCAGGAGTCCAGGGACTGCACAGACACAGGCTTGGGGGTGAGGGCAGTGGTCCCAGCGACACCCCCCCATCCCCTGCAGACCCACCCTCGGGGGACTCACCCGCTTGCGGTTGATGcgcagcagctcctggctgcagctgttaCCAGCAGTGGCCTCACAGAAGCACTGGTTCCCAAGTGACAATGGCTTCAGCGAGCCTGGGCCGCCCAGCCCCTCATCCTGCTCACAGCCACAGCCGAAGACAAAGCTGGCGAGCGCATGGCAGTGTGCCAGGAGGACGACAGCATGCACCAGCTCCGCCAGCGACCAGCTCCACTCACTGAtcttcagcagcttctgcagaaCACGGACAGACCAGCAATGTGACACAGGCAGGTGGGCAGGGTGCTGGCAGCCCCTGTGGATGCTGCTGTCCCCACTGCCATCCTGGTCCCTGGCTGATAGCCCTTCCCAGTACCTCAATGTGCTCCTTGGTGATGAGCCATGGCCGGTGTGCCAGGATCTTGTTGATCTCATTGAGGTTGCGGAGTTTGGGGGGGATGAATTCGAGGCCGCGCAGCCACTGGGGGTCACCCCCTGCCCGCAGGAACTGCAGCACATGCAGGTTCACCAGGTACCGGCACTGGTGCCGGGCGGCTGCCTGCAAGAGCAGCACATCAGCATCCATGCACTGCCCCAGAAGGACAGGCATCCACGCCCACCTCTCACTCAGCCTCCAGGACATCATGATTTTGGCCCCTGATGAGAAGCCTGGGGCATAGGCTGGCTGTTGGAGGTTGAGGAGAGCCtcacagggctgagcagaggccCCGGTCccctctggcagctcccagcagggctcacCATGATGGCGATGTAGTGCCGGCAGTCAAAGGGCAGTGGGCCATCCATGTGCATCAGGTAGTGCTGCGTCTTGAGGAAGCTGTCGAGGTACTGTGGGTGGTAGCCCATCTGCTGGGTCACCGCCTCCAGCCGCCCCCGGCTCGCCAGCACCTTCACAAAGAGGAACTGGGGGCAGTCAGGGTCGCTGCTGGACATCTTCACTACCTGCAAGACACACGCTCTGCTTAGCTCTCCCCGGAACAGCCCCCGCTGCAGCAGAACGCCCCAGCCAAGCCTGGGCTCTGCAAGGGGCAGAGATCCCCTCTTCCAGCTTGGTGCTGCTACAGGGGTAGTCTTGGCTATTAGGCAGAGCACTGCTAAGTGCCACAGGTAGCGGGAGGA
Coding sequences:
- the LOC104691657 gene encoding sestrin-3-like isoform X5, translated to MIVCPQSVEHPRGSRCQRLPGQVVKMSSSDPDCPQFLFVKVLASRGRLEAVTQQMGYHPQYLDSFLKTQHYLMHMDGPLPFDCRHYIAIMAAARHQCRYLVNLHVLQFLRAGGDPQWLRGLEFIPPKLRNLNEINKILAHRPWLITKEHIEKLLKISEWSWSLAELVHAVVLLAHCHALASFVFGCGCEQDEGLGGPGSLKPLSLGNQCFCEATAGNSCSQELLRINRKRSLDSCMELDSLRERMQRIHVETEGRDEMRLLQQDREEDTDGEVTGATNLACYMQDPDFGYQDFARRDEDQTQVFRVQDYSWEDHGFSLVNRLYSDIGHLLDEKFRMVDGLQSSAMAKRQGCEPSVFKRGIWNYIHCMFGIRYDDYDYAEVNQLLERMLKVYIKTVTCYPEKTNSEMFDRFWKQFKHSEKVHVNLLILEARMQAELLYALQAITQYMIS
- the LOC104691657 gene encoding sestrin-3-like isoform X2, producing MPTATGAGPTPMLSATCGELFCVLLITGGTRKVPGHGLPLGLPGKEPGSPSAVSTALSHLGTGQEGFMLAVVKMSSSDPDCPQFLFVKVLASRGRLEAVTQQMGYHPQYLDSFLKTQHYLMHMDGPLPFDCRHYIAIMAAARHQCRYLVNLHVLQFLRAGGDPQWLRGLEFIPPKLRNLNEINKILAHRPWLITKEHIEKLLKISEWSWSLAELVHAVVLLAHCHALASFVFGCGCEQDEGLGGPGSLKPLSLGNQCFCEATAGNSCSQELLRINRKRSLDSCMELDSLRERMQRIHVETEGRDEMRLLQQDREEGLSPFADTDGEVTGATNLACYMQDPDFGYQDFARRDEDQTQVFRVQDYSWEDHGFSLVNRLYSDIGHLLDEKFRMVDGLQSSAMAKRQGCEPSVFKRGIWNYIHCMFGIRYDDYDYAEVNQLLERMLKVYIKTVTCYPEKTNSEMFDRFWKQFKHSEKVHVNLLILEARMQAELLYALQAITQYMIS
- the LOC104691657 gene encoding sestrin-3-like isoform X4 — translated: MIVCPQSVEHPRGSRCQRLPGQVVKMSSSDPDCPQFLFVKVLASRGRLEAVTQQMGYHPQYLDSFLKTQHYLMHMDGPLPFDCRHYIAIMAAARHQCRYLVNLHVLQFLRAGGDPQWLRGLEFIPPKLRNLNEINKILAHRPWLITKEHIEKLLKISEWSWSLAELVHAVVLLAHCHALASFVFGCGCEQDEGLGGPGSLKPLSLGNQCFCEATAGNSCSQELLRINRKRSLDSCMELDSLRERMQRIHVETEGRDEMRLLQQDREEGLSPFADTDGEVTGATNLACYMQDPDFGYQDFARRDEDQTQVFRVQDYSWEDHGFSLVNRLYSDIGHLLDEKFRMVDGLQSSAMAKRQGCEPSVFKRGIWNYIHCMFGIRYDDYDYAEVNQLLERMLKVYIKTVTCYPEKTNSEMFDRFWKQFKHSEKVHVNLLILEARMQAELLYALQAITQYMIS
- the LOC104691657 gene encoding sestrin-3-like isoform X3 — its product is MPSPRQRPSCVSCYLSSRYLWHLAVLCLIAKTTPVAAPSWKRGSLPLAEPRLGWGVLLQRGLFRGELSRACVLQVVKMSSSDPDCPQFLFVKVLASRGRLEAVTQQMGYHPQYLDSFLKTQHYLMHMDGPLPFDCRHYIAIMAAARHQCRYLVNLHVLQFLRAGGDPQWLRGLEFIPPKLRNLNEINKILAHRPWLITKEHIEKLLKISEWSWSLAELVHAVVLLAHCHALASFVFGCGCEQDEGLGGPGSLKPLSLGNQCFCEATAGNSCSQELLRINRKRSLDSCMELDSLRERMQRIHVETEGRDEMRLLQQDREEDTDGEVTGATNLACYMQDPDFGYQDFARRDEDQTQVFRVQDYSWEDHGFSLVNRLYSDIGHLLDEKFRMVDGLQSSAMAKRQGCEPSVFKRGIWNYIHCMFGIRYDDYDYAEVNQLLERMLKVYIKTVTCYPEKTNSEMFDRFWKQFKHSEKVHVNLLILEARMQAELLYALQAITQYMIS
- the LOC104691657 gene encoding sestrin-3-like isoform X1 translates to MPSPRQRPSCVSCYLSSRYLWHLAVLCLIAKTTPVAAPSWKRGSLPLAEPRLGWGVLLQRGLFRGELSRACVLQVVKMSSSDPDCPQFLFVKVLASRGRLEAVTQQMGYHPQYLDSFLKTQHYLMHMDGPLPFDCRHYIAIMAAARHQCRYLVNLHVLQFLRAGGDPQWLRGLEFIPPKLRNLNEINKILAHRPWLITKEHIEKLLKISEWSWSLAELVHAVVLLAHCHALASFVFGCGCEQDEGLGGPGSLKPLSLGNQCFCEATAGNSCSQELLRINRKRSLDSCMELDSLRERMQRIHVETEGRDEMRLLQQDREEGLSPFADTDGEVTGATNLACYMQDPDFGYQDFARRDEDQTQVFRVQDYSWEDHGFSLVNRLYSDIGHLLDEKFRMVDGLQSSAMAKRQGCEPSVFKRGIWNYIHCMFGIRYDDYDYAEVNQLLERMLKVYIKTVTCYPEKTNSEMFDRFWKQFKHSEKVHVNLLILEARMQAELLYALQAITQYMIS